The Gammaproteobacteria bacterium DNA window TAGATTTAAGTCGTTCCTCACTTGATTTGCATATAAGAACATTACGTCAGCAAGCTGAACCATTAGTATTACAGTTCATAGACGCAGAACCATTTAACGCAACGTTACTAATTAATGACTTACTTGGTAGCACTGGTGCAGCAGAAATTGCATTGTTTGATTCGAATAATCGCATCGTTGCATCTGGTAACGCTGAGCCAAGTGCTGCTGTACCGCAACTCCCCGGCGAAAGTGTTTTGCAACTCGTGTTGCAGGGCGAAAGCTATGTTGCATTAGATCCAACAACCGAAGCGGGATTGCAAATCAGAATGGTTTATCCAGTGCCATCTGACTCTGCGGCAGGTGAAACTAGACTACTTCAATTTTTATATCCTGTATCAGACCGAATAGGAAATTTGGCTGGTAATGTGCAAGCTGCTTTTGGCCAATACAATGAATTAATTTATCTGCGTACACCACTTAAACAAAACTTTATACTTGTGTTAACTCTAGTTCTTGCATTAGGGGCTTTATTTGCTGTATTTGCTGCATTTTATTGGTCGAGGGTATTAGTAGCACCAATACAAGAACTTGCTGAAGGTACTAAAGCAGTTGCTGCGGGTCAGTACCACAAAAAACTTCCAGTGAGACAACAGGATGACTTGGGCATGTTAGTCGCCTCATTTAATAGGATGACTGAGCGACTAACAGTTGCACGCGACACCACTATCATCAACCAACGCATTATTGAAAACCAACACACTTATTTGCAAACCATATTAGAACACTTATCTTCTGGGGTGTTGAGCTTAGATAGTTCTTTTGCACTTAAAACAATTAACGCTGCGGCAAGTGAAATATTTCATATCAATATGAACCAATTTATCGGCAAACAGTTTGTACAAATTGGAACAACACATAGCTTTATGAAAGATTTTTGTACATTAGTTGCAAGTAAAATTAGAGAGTCATCTGAAGAATGGCAATTAGAAATGGAAGTGTTTACACCGCAAGGTAGAAAAACAATCCTATGTAAGACAGTAAAATTGCCGAGCGAAGAAGAGTCGCAACGCGGATGTGTGCTTGTATTTGATGATGTAACTACTCTATTACAAGCACAAAGAGACTCAGCATGGGGAGAGGTTGCTAGACGTCTAGCGCATGAAATTAAGAACCCGCTTACACCTATACAGCTTTCAGCTGAGCGGCTACGTAGAAAATTGTTACCGAACTTAGCCTCTGAACAATCAGAGATAGTAGATCGAGCAACGCATACAATTGTTCAACAAGTGGAATCGATGAAGTCAATGGTTAATGATTTTTCTGACTATGCGCGTATGCCGACTATGGAACCTAAGCCATTGGATTTAAATAGCTTGGTATTTGATACTGTTGAGTTATATAAGGGCGATCAAAAAAATGTAAGTATAAAGTTGGGGTTAGATGCTAACTCACTAAATATACGTGGAGATTCCGTTAGGCTTCGCCAAGTCATCCACAATTTAATTAAAAATGCGATTGAGTCTATGCCTGAAGGCAAAAAATGTATTTTAACTATTAATACATTTCCGTTTGAATTTACTAATGCAAAATATGCTGGAATGGAAATTGCTGACAATGGGCCCGGTTTCCCTAAAGATTTGTTAGGACGTGTATTTGACCCCTATATGACTACTAAGCCAAAGGGAAATGGCTTGGGTTTGGCCATAGTAAAGAAAATTATAGAAGAACATAATGGTGTAATTAGAGCTACCAACCAAAAACAAGGTGGTGCTGCGATTAATATACGTTTTCCCCTGTATGATTATGGTGTAAAGAGAGAGAAAACCAAATTGAGTGTAGAAAATAGGTGAATACTGAAAGAATACTAGTAGTAGACGATGAGCCAGATATTTGTGGTTTGGTCAGTGATATCTTAACTGACGAGGGCTATAGGGTGAGCGCTGCAGAAACGGCAGCCAGTGCACGCCAACAAATAACTCAGTCAGAATATGATTTAGTTTTGTTAGATATTTGGATGCCAGATGAGGATGGAATTACCTTATTAAAAGATTGGAAGGATAATAAAGTATTACATTGCCCAGTAGTGATGATGTCGGGCCATGGCACGGTAGATACAGCTGTAGAAGCAACAAGGCTAGGCGCATATGCTTTTGTTGAAAAACCACTAACCACTGCAAAATTAATTCAAACAATTCGTAAAGCACTTGATAGTAGGGATGTACAGGAAGATGTAAGCGCTATCGCTAGAAATGTGAATAAAAATTACGTCACGCCTGTAGGCTCAAGCGCTGTGATGAAAAAGCTATTCGAAATTTGTGAACGCTGCGCTCAAGTTAATACTAATTTACTTATCTCTGGTGAGGAAGGCGTAGGTCGATATACTATAGCGCGTTACATACATGAAAAAAGTGAGCGTGCTGGCAATCCATTTGTAATGGTAAGTAACGAACAGTTCGATATAAATACGGTAGAAGAATCAAATTGGTCTAAGCTTAAAACTGAATTAATTGATTCAATCAAGCTAGCACAAGATGGGACCATTTTTTTTCAAAATGTTGATCAGATAAACCCTGTGGTACAAAAAAGATTTACAGATTTATTACATCAGTTATCCGCCGTACAGGTATTTAAGCGCTTTAACGTTAAGGTCATTGTATCGATTTTGTCAAACACATCAGCTGCATTAAATGAGCTACAACAGACTTTATCTATGACACGTATTAGTGTTCCGGCATTGAGAAACCATAGTGAGGATATCCCAGAATTAGTTAGCTATATAATTGATAATTTATGTGCCAGTGATAACTATAACTATAGGAAGTGTTCGATTGCGGCTCAAAATGCATTCTTACATTATCAGTGGCCACGCAATATCTCTGAGCTTAAAACTATAATTCAAGAGTTACTAGTGACGGGAGATAATGAAGAAATAAGTGTAGAAGACGTTAAACGGGTATTCTCAAATAGATCGACTGAAACGGAAAACAAGGCTGCTATCGTTGAAAGTTTATTGGATATGCCGCTACGTGAGGCCCGAGAAGCATTTGAAAAGCAATATTTATTGCATCAACTCAAGAGAGTCGAGGGTAGCGTAAGTAAACTTGCAGAATTGGTCGGAATGGAGCGAACTCATCTATATAGAAAATTACGATCATTAGGCATAGGTTCAAAAGATTCCAGTTAACGGTGTTTGTTAGCTGCAATTGAAGTTACAATTCGAGCCAAATTTTACCTCGTAATATAAATGAAGATAATAATTCTAGGCGCGGGTCAAGTAGGTGGATCATTAGCACTAAGTCTGGCTAATGAGTCTAACGATATTACACTGGTCGATAGTAACCCTAAGGTGCTACGAGAAATCCAAGACCGAGCCGACTTGCAGACAATCACGGGACATGCTTCTTACCCAAGTATCTTAGAGCAGGCCGGTGCGCGTGATGCCAATATGATAGTCGCTTTAACCAATAGTGATGAAACCAATATGGTTGCGTGCCAGGTAGCATACACCTTGTTTCACACACCTACTAAAATTGCACGTGTTCGCACGGCAGACTATCTCGACTATAAGGACTTATTTGTACAAGAGGCACTTCCAGTTGATGTATTAATCAGCCCAGAGTTACTTGTATCTAAATATGTGCAAAATTTAATTGAGCATCCAGGAGCTCTACAAGTGTTAAATTTTGCTAATGGAAAAGTTCAGTTGGTAGCGATTAAAGCCAATGCAAACAGCCATATAGTAGGTAAAGCAATTAGTAAGATATTTGATGGCATGAAAACAATGGAGACTTCAATTGTTGCAATGTATCGTGAACAAGAAACGTTGAGCATAGAAGATGACCCTATTATAGAGGTCGGAGATGATTTGTTTTTTGTTGCATCTGGCGCACAGGCAAAAAATGTTACAACTATGCTGCAAGGATTAGACAAGCCTAATCGTAGAGTGCTAATTGCTGGTGGTGGGAATATTGGTTCACAACTAGCACAAATTTTAGAGCCACATTTTCGAGTAAAACTGATAGAGCGTGATGCAGATCGTGCGCGTGTATTATCAGAAACATTAGATAAGACAATTGTTTTATATGGTGATGCAGCTGACGAAGATATGCTAGTTGATGAGAATATTGACAGCGTTGATGTTTTCTGTGCACTAACCAATGATGATGAAGCGAATATTTTGTCAGCTATGCTTGCAAAGCGCTTAGGTGCAAGGAAAACAATGTCGTTAATTAATCGACCTAGTTATGTGGAACTGGTTGAAAGCGGCATGATTGACATTGCCATATCACCTCAACAAGTGACAATTGGTGCTTTGCTTGCACATATACGTCGTGGTGATGTAGTTGCGGTACATTCTTTGCGTAAAGGATCAGCGGAAGCTATCGAAGCAGTGGCTCATGGTGATGCCAACACATCAAAAGTAGTAGGCCGCAAAATATCTGAACTAAAGTTACCTAGAGGTGCTGCAATAGGCGCTATTGTTAGAGAAGAAGAGGTGCTTATCTCTAAGCCAGATTTAATCATTGCATCTGAAGATCACGTCATAATGTTTTTAGCAGATAAAGACAAAGTCAGAGACGTAGAAAAAATGTTTCAGGTCAGTGCAACATTTGTATAAGTAATTAAAGACTAGTATGCAACGTACTGTCATTCAACGTATCTTAGGCCAGCTATTAATGTTGTTTAGCATTACTATGTTGCCACCTTTGTTAGTGGGCATGTATTACGGAGAAGTTGATGTCTACAATAGTTTTGGAAATTCGTTCATAGCAACGTTATTAACTGGCTTTTTACTGTGGTTGCCATATAACAAGCACCATGGTGATTTACGTCTCCGCGATGGATTTATTATTGTGGTTTTATTTTGGACCGTGCTAGGAGCATTTGGATCTTTGCCATTATTGTTGTCTGATGCAATACATATTTCAGTGGTTGATGGGTTGTTTGAATCAATCTCAGGGTTAACAACAACGGGCGCTACGGTGTTAACAGAATTAAATACGCTGCCGTATTCAATACTGTTTTATCGTCAGCAATTACAATGGCTGGGCGGAATGGGAATAATTGTTTTAGCCGTCGCGATACTGCCCATGTTGGGTGTTGGTGGAATGCAGTTATACCGTGCAGAAACTCCAGGCCCTGTTAAAGATAGTAAATTAACCCCACGTATAACAGAGACAGCAAAAGCGCTATGGTATATCTATCTATCGTTGACAGTAGCATGCGCGTTTACTTACTGGGCTGCGGGGATGAGTGTATTTGATGCAATCAGCCATAGCTTTTCAACTATTGCTATTGGTGGGTTTTCAACACACGATCAAAATATTCAATACTTCAACAGTACAGCAATAGAGTGGGTAGCTATCGTTTTTATGCTTGCTTCGGGTGCTAATTTTGGATTGCACTTTATAGTATGGCGTAATCGTTCCATGTTGTATTACTGGCGCGATGCTGAATTTAAAATGTATATCTCTACATTAACACTGGTCAGTGTTGGCACGTTTTTTATTCTTTATATGCACCATGCAAATCCTCAGTGGCTGGCATTAGCCACAAAATCAATTTTTCAAGTAGTGTCGATGGGGACGACAACAGGTTTTACCTCTACTGATTTTTCTGTGTGGCCAACATTATTACCAGTTCTATTAATAATGATTAGCTTTATTGGAGGATGTGCAGGCTCTACTGGTGGTGGTATGAAGGTGATTCGGATACTGCTTCTATTCAA harbors:
- a CDS encoding sigma-54 dependent transcriptional regulator produces the protein MNTERILVVDDEPDICGLVSDILTDEGYRVSAAETAASARQQITQSEYDLVLLDIWMPDEDGITLLKDWKDNKVLHCPVVMMSGHGTVDTAVEATRLGAYAFVEKPLTTAKLIQTIRKALDSRDVQEDVSAIARNVNKNYVTPVGSSAVMKKLFEICERCAQVNTNLLISGEEGVGRYTIARYIHEKSERAGNPFVMVSNEQFDINTVEESNWSKLKTELIDSIKLAQDGTIFFQNVDQINPVVQKRFTDLLHQLSAVQVFKRFNVKVIVSILSNTSAALNELQQTLSMTRISVPALRNHSEDIPELVSYIIDNLCASDNYNYRKCSIAAQNAFLHYQWPRNISELKTIIQELLVTGDNEEISVEDVKRVFSNRSTETENKAAIVESLLDMPLREAREAFEKQYLLHQLKRVEGSVSKLAELVGMERTHLYRKLRSLGIGSKDSS
- a CDS encoding ATP-binding protein; translation: MANVRKVLVRERWLLAIMFAALIAAILLMADATQSVAYFGRLHKWLLPINTALLAVFIALIIYNIGRLVRRLRRQAPGAKLTLRLVLLFVLTASTPVFIVYTFSIWLLERGVDSWFDVKVENALQDAVDLSRSSLDLHIRTLRQQAEPLVLQFIDAEPFNATLLINDLLGSTGAAEIALFDSNNRIVASGNAEPSAAVPQLPGESVLQLVLQGESYVALDPTTEAGLQIRMVYPVPSDSAAGETRLLQFLYPVSDRIGNLAGNVQAAFGQYNELIYLRTPLKQNFILVLTLVLALGALFAVFAAFYWSRVLVAPIQELAEGTKAVAAGQYHKKLPVRQQDDLGMLVASFNRMTERLTVARDTTIINQRIIENQHTYLQTILEHLSSGVLSLDSSFALKTINAAASEIFHINMNQFIGKQFVQIGTTHSFMKDFCTLVASKIRESSEEWQLEMEVFTPQGRKTILCKTVKLPSEEESQRGCVLVFDDVTTLLQAQRDSAWGEVARRLAHEIKNPLTPIQLSAERLRRKLLPNLASEQSEIVDRATHTIVQQVESMKSMVNDFSDYARMPTMEPKPLDLNSLVFDTVELYKGDQKNVSIKLGLDANSLNIRGDSVRLRQVIHNLIKNAIESMPEGKKCILTINTFPFEFTNAKYAGMEIADNGPGFPKDLLGRVFDPYMTTKPKGNGLGLAIVKKIIEEHNGVIRATNQKQGGAAINIRFPLYDYGVKREKTKLSVENR
- a CDS encoding TrkH family potassium uptake protein; the protein is MQRTVIQRILGQLLMLFSITMLPPLLVGMYYGEVDVYNSFGNSFIATLLTGFLLWLPYNKHHGDLRLRDGFIIVVLFWTVLGAFGSLPLLLSDAIHISVVDGLFESISGLTTTGATVLTELNTLPYSILFYRQQLQWLGGMGIIVLAVAILPMLGVGGMQLYRAETPGPVKDSKLTPRITETAKALWYIYLSLTVACAFTYWAAGMSVFDAISHSFSTIAIGGFSTHDQNIQYFNSTAIEWVAIVFMLASGANFGLHFIVWRNRSMLYYWRDAEFKMYISTLTLVSVGTFFILYMHHANPQWLALATKSIFQVVSMGTTTGFTSTDFSVWPTLLPVLLIMISFIGGCAGSTGGGMKVIRILLLFKQGMREIMRLIHPNAQFAVKLGKKPVENRIIEAVWGFLSAYIAVFIVMLLLLLATGLDQVTAYSAVAATLNNLGPGLGEVANNYSTINDFSKIVLCLGMLLGRLEIFTLLVIFTPVFWRR
- the trkA gene encoding Trk system potassium transporter TrkA, which codes for MKIIILGAGQVGGSLALSLANESNDITLVDSNPKVLREIQDRADLQTITGHASYPSILEQAGARDANMIVALTNSDETNMVACQVAYTLFHTPTKIARVRTADYLDYKDLFVQEALPVDVLISPELLVSKYVQNLIEHPGALQVLNFANGKVQLVAIKANANSHIVGKAISKIFDGMKTMETSIVAMYREQETLSIEDDPIIEVGDDLFFVASGAQAKNVTTMLQGLDKPNRRVLIAGGGNIGSQLAQILEPHFRVKLIERDADRARVLSETLDKTIVLYGDAADEDMLVDENIDSVDVFCALTNDDEANILSAMLAKRLGARKTMSLINRPSYVELVESGMIDIAISPQQVTIGALLAHIRRGDVVAVHSLRKGSAEAIEAVAHGDANTSKVVGRKISELKLPRGAAIGAIVREEEVLISKPDLIIASEDHVIMFLADKDKVRDVEKMFQVSATFV